A genomic region of Trifolium pratense cultivar HEN17-A07 linkage group LG3, ARS_RC_1.1, whole genome shotgun sequence contains the following coding sequences:
- the LOC123916630 gene encoding CASP-like protein 2A2, producing the protein MMRPITATAAPDNQELEGNKTTFLRTAETFLRLLPIGFCVPALVLMLKNSEENDHGSVSYTDLGAFRYLVLANGICAGYSLLSAVLVSVLRPNALRAWTFFFLDQVLTYIILSAGASTMEVVYLAENGDSAILWSSACGSFGQFCHKIKVSAALTFVALVCYVLLSLISSYKLFSKFDVPARSPAASDTDQ; encoded by the exons ATGATGAGACCTATTACTGCTACTGCTGCACCTGATAATCAGGAGTTAGAAGGTAACAAAACTACCTTCCTACGGACTGCTGAGACTTTTCTGCGTTTGCTTCCTATTGGTTTTTGTGTTCCAGCTCTTGTCCTTATGCTTAAGAACTCTGAAGAAAACGATCATGGTTCTGTTTCTTACACTGACCTTGGAGCTTTCAG GTATTTGGTGCTTGCAAATGGCATTTGTGCAGGTTACTCCCTGCTTTCAGCTGTCCTTGTTTCTGTCCTCCGCCCCAATGCTCTCCGTGCTTGGACTTTCTTTTTCCTTGATCAG GTACTAACATACATAATTTTGAGCGCTGGAGCTTCGACGATGGAGGTTGTGTACCTAGCTGAGAATGGAGACAGTGCAATATTATGGAGCTCAGCTTGTGGCTCTTTTGGTCAATTTTGTCATAAGATTAAAGTTTCAGCAGCTCTCACATTTGTAGCACTTGTTTGCTATGTGCTTCTTTCCCTCATTTCCTCCTATAAGCTGTTCAGCAAATTTGATGTCCCAGCAAGGAGTCCTGCTGCTTCTGACACTGACCAGTGA
- the LOC123916305 gene encoding uncharacterized protein At5g08430-like isoform X1 — translation MVKRKNKKRRKEEIAEDWCFICKDGGELRVCDFKDCLKTYHADCAKEDASFLTNDSNWCCGSHFCFLCRRASKFMCMCCPIAVCGKCYYVAEFATVKRNKGFCRHCSKLAFLIEKNADADSDGEPIDMKDPDTYESYFLEYYESIKKKEGLNTQHVLIACDTIKNGKNKRDLDPCEIGEEEDDSGESDVSDFMGSDYDLDDTAGVQSRRKKTCMKKIKSVKGSKAVKDKKTDFVGWGSRSLMDFLKNIGRDTTKEFSEHDVASIIIEYCHKNKLFDPEKKKRVICDANLWALLRRKSVNKNNIQNLLAPHFAENVEETDDAISGSEEMDNVEAINFPKQKNLNPTTKSCQSEVFEELPSEFAAIISSNVKLVYLKRSLIMELLKQPETFDGKVLGSFVRTKADPNDYLQKNSHLLLQVIGINRSNKDKLHQEILLRLSNVPKDVPISKISDDDFSEEECQDLYQRITNGLLKKPTILELEQKARTLHEHRMKHWISREITLLRNRIDLANEKGWRRELAQYMDQKQKLESPSEQSRLLSEIPKVIPEMVDTNLSPEDSFGKDKLDQNDIPELAIGEICNSVEQYSTHGGFAQCLDKRTTNLSPEDSSGKDKLDQNDFPELAIGETCNSVEQYSTHGGFAQCLDKRTDVVGPKTPVKIYNDTALPATAEQLSVHTASQNRDTSQKNLVQQYTSERRDDLKPALLKESNSDCQTVKEWPSVTVVVPVKATINDVIELSDSDAEDVNINVTSAGRKGVESPDTNIWHCSGIYGSGTRGPVSLSALKRWSEFQSDSASSQFKVWKTSESEREAMSLRDALKLFFP, via the exons ATGGTGAAAAGgaagaacaagaaaagaagaaaagaagaaatcGCTGAAGATTGGTGCTTTATTTGCAAGGATGGTGGTGAACTGAGGGTCTGTGATTTTAA GGATTGCCTTAAAACCTATCATGCTGATTGCGCGAAAGAAGATGCTTCCTTTTTGACGAATGACAGTAATTGGTGTTGTG GTTCCCATTTTTGCTTCCTATGCCGTAGAGCATCGAAGTTTATGTGCATGTGCTGCCCAATAGCTGTTTGCGGAAAATGCTATTATGTGGCTGAATTTGCTACTGTCAAAAGAAACAAAGGATTCTGTAGGCACTGCTCAAAACTTGCATTTCTTATTGAGAAAAATGCTGACGCTGATTCTGATGGA GAACCTATAGATATGAAAGATCCAGATACATATGAAAGTTACTTTTTAGAATATTATGAAAGTATCAAaaagaaagaagggctgaataCTCAGCATGTTCTTATTGCCTGTGACACcattaaaaatggaaaaaacaaGCGTGACTTGGATCCATGCGAAATAGGTGAGGAGGAAGATGATAGTGGTGAGTCAGATGTGAGTGATTTTATGGGTTCTGACTATGACCTGGATGACACGGCAGGGGTTCAATCGAGGAGAAAGAAGACGTGCatgaaaaagataaaatcaGTAAAAGGATCAAAAGCAGTGAAAGATAAGAAAACTGATTTTGTTGGATGGGGTTCAAGAAGCCTCatggattttcttaaaaatattggTAGAGACACGACCAAAGAGTTTTCTGAACATGATGTTGCTTCAATCATCATTGAGTATTGCcataaaaacaaactttttgaccccgagaaaaagaaaagggtaATATGTGATGCAAATTTATGGGCTTTACTACGGAGGAAATCTGTGAACAAAAACAACATACAAAACCTTCTGGCACCACATTTTGCTGAGAATGTTGAGGAAACTGATGATGCCATCAGTGGTTCAGAAGAAATGGATAATGTAGAGGCAATCAATTTTCCAAAACAGAAAAATCTGAACCCAACTACAAAATCTTGTCAGAGCGAAGTTTTTGAAGAGCTTCCAAGTGAATTTGCAGCCATAATTAGCTCAAACGTAAAACTTGTCTACTTGAAGAGGAGCTTAATTATGGAGCTTTTGAAGCAACCAGAAACCTTTGATGGTAAAGTGTTGGGAAGTTTTGTTAGGACCAAAGCTGACCCAAACGACTATTTACAGAAGAATTCACATCTGCTCTTACAAGTAATAG GAATTAACAGATCCAACAAAGACAAACTCCACCAAGAAATTCTGCTCCGGCTTTCTAATGTGCCAAAAGATGTACCTATCAGCAAAATTTCTGATGATGACTTTTCTGAG GAAGAATGTCAAGATTTGTATCAGAGAATAACAAATGGTCTGCTAAAAAAGCCAACTATA CTGGAGCTTGAGCAGAAAGCCAGAACTTTGCATGAACATAGGATGAAGCAT TGGATCTCAAGGGAGATAACATTGTTACGAAATCGTATTGATCTGGCCAATGAAAAGGGATGGAGGAGAGA ACTTGCTCAGTACATGGACCAAAAGCAGAAGCTTGAATCTCCGTCAGAACAGTCACGTTTATTGAGTGAAATTCCAAAAGTAATTCCTGAAATGGTTGATACCAATCTGTCACCTGAAGACTCCTTTGGAAAAGATAAGCTTGACCAAAATGATATTCCAGAATTAGCCATTGGAGAGATTTGTAATTCTGTTGAACAATATTCCACACATGGTGGTTTTGCTCAATGTCTGGATAAGAGAACTACCAATCTGTCACCCGAAGACTCCTCTGGAAAAGATAAGCTTGACCAAAATGATTTTCCAGAATTAGCCATTGGAGAGACTTGTAATTCTGTTGAACAATATTCCACACATGGTGGTTTTGCTCAATGCCTGGATAAGAGAACAGATGTTGTAG GTCCAAAAACTCCGGTGAAAATTTACAATGATACAGCATTACCTGCCACTGCTGAACAATTGTCTGTCCATACTGCTTCCCAAAACAGAGACACTTCTCAAAAAAACCTGGTTCAACAATATACCTCAGAAAGACGAGATGATCTCAAGCCTGCACTCCTTAAAGAATCAAACTCGGATTGTCAGACGGTAAAGGAGTGGCCAAGCGTTACGGTTGTTGTTCCTGTTAAGGCGACCATCAATGATGTTATTGAGTTAAGTGACAGTGATGCAGAAGATGTGAATATCAATGTCACTTCAGCAGGAAGAAAGGGAGTGGAAAGTCCTGATACTAATATTTGGCATTGTTCGGGTATTTATGGTAGTGGAACAAGAGGGCCAGTTTCATTGTCTGCACTCAAACGCTGGAGTGAATTCCAATCTGATTCCGCGTCTTCTCAGTTCAAGGTCTGGAAGACAAGTGAGAGCGAAAGAGAGGCAATGTCTTTGAGAGATGCACTTAAGCTCTTTTTTCCCTAA
- the LOC123916305 gene encoding uncharacterized protein At5g08430-like isoform X2 — MCMCCPIAVCGKCYYVAEFATVKRNKGFCRHCSKLAFLIEKNADADSDGEPIDMKDPDTYESYFLEYYESIKKKEGLNTQHVLIACDTIKNGKNKRDLDPCEIGEEEDDSGESDVSDFMGSDYDLDDTAGVQSRRKKTCMKKIKSVKGSKAVKDKKTDFVGWGSRSLMDFLKNIGRDTTKEFSEHDVASIIIEYCHKNKLFDPEKKKRVICDANLWALLRRKSVNKNNIQNLLAPHFAENVEETDDAISGSEEMDNVEAINFPKQKNLNPTTKSCQSEVFEELPSEFAAIISSNVKLVYLKRSLIMELLKQPETFDGKVLGSFVRTKADPNDYLQKNSHLLLQVIGINRSNKDKLHQEILLRLSNVPKDVPISKISDDDFSEEECQDLYQRITNGLLKKPTILELEQKARTLHEHRMKHWISREITLLRNRIDLANEKGWRRELAQYMDQKQKLESPSEQSRLLSEIPKVIPEMVDTNLSPEDSFGKDKLDQNDIPELAIGEICNSVEQYSTHGGFAQCLDKRTTNLSPEDSSGKDKLDQNDFPELAIGETCNSVEQYSTHGGFAQCLDKRTDVVGPKTPVKIYNDTALPATAEQLSVHTASQNRDTSQKNLVQQYTSERRDDLKPALLKESNSDCQTVKEWPSVTVVVPVKATINDVIELSDSDAEDVNINVTSAGRKGVESPDTNIWHCSGIYGSGTRGPVSLSALKRWSEFQSDSASSQFKVWKTSESEREAMSLRDALKLFFP, encoded by the exons ATGTGCATGTGCTGCCCAATAGCTGTTTGCGGAAAATGCTATTATGTGGCTGAATTTGCTACTGTCAAAAGAAACAAAGGATTCTGTAGGCACTGCTCAAAACTTGCATTTCTTATTGAGAAAAATGCTGACGCTGATTCTGATGGA GAACCTATAGATATGAAAGATCCAGATACATATGAAAGTTACTTTTTAGAATATTATGAAAGTATCAAaaagaaagaagggctgaataCTCAGCATGTTCTTATTGCCTGTGACACcattaaaaatggaaaaaacaaGCGTGACTTGGATCCATGCGAAATAGGTGAGGAGGAAGATGATAGTGGTGAGTCAGATGTGAGTGATTTTATGGGTTCTGACTATGACCTGGATGACACGGCAGGGGTTCAATCGAGGAGAAAGAAGACGTGCatgaaaaagataaaatcaGTAAAAGGATCAAAAGCAGTGAAAGATAAGAAAACTGATTTTGTTGGATGGGGTTCAAGAAGCCTCatggattttcttaaaaatattggTAGAGACACGACCAAAGAGTTTTCTGAACATGATGTTGCTTCAATCATCATTGAGTATTGCcataaaaacaaactttttgaccccgagaaaaagaaaagggtaATATGTGATGCAAATTTATGGGCTTTACTACGGAGGAAATCTGTGAACAAAAACAACATACAAAACCTTCTGGCACCACATTTTGCTGAGAATGTTGAGGAAACTGATGATGCCATCAGTGGTTCAGAAGAAATGGATAATGTAGAGGCAATCAATTTTCCAAAACAGAAAAATCTGAACCCAACTACAAAATCTTGTCAGAGCGAAGTTTTTGAAGAGCTTCCAAGTGAATTTGCAGCCATAATTAGCTCAAACGTAAAACTTGTCTACTTGAAGAGGAGCTTAATTATGGAGCTTTTGAAGCAACCAGAAACCTTTGATGGTAAAGTGTTGGGAAGTTTTGTTAGGACCAAAGCTGACCCAAACGACTATTTACAGAAGAATTCACATCTGCTCTTACAAGTAATAG GAATTAACAGATCCAACAAAGACAAACTCCACCAAGAAATTCTGCTCCGGCTTTCTAATGTGCCAAAAGATGTACCTATCAGCAAAATTTCTGATGATGACTTTTCTGAG GAAGAATGTCAAGATTTGTATCAGAGAATAACAAATGGTCTGCTAAAAAAGCCAACTATA CTGGAGCTTGAGCAGAAAGCCAGAACTTTGCATGAACATAGGATGAAGCAT TGGATCTCAAGGGAGATAACATTGTTACGAAATCGTATTGATCTGGCCAATGAAAAGGGATGGAGGAGAGA ACTTGCTCAGTACATGGACCAAAAGCAGAAGCTTGAATCTCCGTCAGAACAGTCACGTTTATTGAGTGAAATTCCAAAAGTAATTCCTGAAATGGTTGATACCAATCTGTCACCTGAAGACTCCTTTGGAAAAGATAAGCTTGACCAAAATGATATTCCAGAATTAGCCATTGGAGAGATTTGTAATTCTGTTGAACAATATTCCACACATGGTGGTTTTGCTCAATGTCTGGATAAGAGAACTACCAATCTGTCACCCGAAGACTCCTCTGGAAAAGATAAGCTTGACCAAAATGATTTTCCAGAATTAGCCATTGGAGAGACTTGTAATTCTGTTGAACAATATTCCACACATGGTGGTTTTGCTCAATGCCTGGATAAGAGAACAGATGTTGTAG GTCCAAAAACTCCGGTGAAAATTTACAATGATACAGCATTACCTGCCACTGCTGAACAATTGTCTGTCCATACTGCTTCCCAAAACAGAGACACTTCTCAAAAAAACCTGGTTCAACAATATACCTCAGAAAGACGAGATGATCTCAAGCCTGCACTCCTTAAAGAATCAAACTCGGATTGTCAGACGGTAAAGGAGTGGCCAAGCGTTACGGTTGTTGTTCCTGTTAAGGCGACCATCAATGATGTTATTGAGTTAAGTGACAGTGATGCAGAAGATGTGAATATCAATGTCACTTCAGCAGGAAGAAAGGGAGTGGAAAGTCCTGATACTAATATTTGGCATTGTTCGGGTATTTATGGTAGTGGAACAAGAGGGCCAGTTTCATTGTCTGCACTCAAACGCTGGAGTGAATTCCAATCTGATTCCGCGTCTTCTCAGTTCAAGGTCTGGAAGACAAGTGAGAGCGAAAGAGAGGCAATGTCTTTGAGAGATGCACTTAAGCTCTTTTTTCCCTAA